Genomic segment of Chloroflexota bacterium:
GGGCGACCACAAGGGTACGCCCCTACCAGAAAATCATCCCTGGCATGAACACATCGATGCTCAGGGGCAGTGCTTAGTGCGGTTTGCAAGAAGATTGTTGAGCAACCCTGCGGGCCGCCCGCTCTGTCACCCGGCCCGACCAGCAAGATGCGGGAGATCAACCGTCGTGAAGGACTTTCTTAACTAGCCTTTCTTTTTCTTCTTCTTCGGCTTCTTGCCCCCAGAACCCTTCTTTGATTTTTTCTTTCCGGTCTTCTGGGACCCCTTCCCCTTGCCAGTCTTCTTTTTGGCTTTCTTGTCCGGTTTCTTTGCCTTCTTTTTGCTCTTCTTCTTGGGTTTCTTCACGACCACCACTGTCGCAGCCAATGCGGCGGCTGGAGCCGCATCCCCACCGGCAGGCCGTTCCAGAATCGCCCTGGTAGCTCCTGGCTCTATCTCAGAAAGAACTGGGCCGGAAATCGGCTCGGGCTGTTTTTGATCCAGCACATCCTCTGGGAAGATGACCAGGCGCTCTTTGCGGAATCTACCAAGCCAATAGCGGACCTGTCCAAGCGTCTGCCCCGTTCGTTGGGCCGCCGCCGGCTGAGAAACCCCCTCGTCGATGGCCAGCAGGGCCTGTGCCCGTTGAGCATGGGGGGAGGCGCCCTCGGCGATCCGCAGACAGGCCGCTCGCTCCTTTTGGCTGAGCAGTTGGTCCGAAACACCTTGTGTCTCTTTTTGCTGTTTGGCCAGATTTTTGCTCGTCATCGGAATTACCTCCATGTGGTCTTCATACCAAGAGTGAGTGCCTAAATACCGGTCTCGGCCACAATTCGGCCCGACTCCACGGCATCCACCAACGCCTGGTAGTCGCGTTCCGTTTGATCAGCATAGGCCACGGCAAAATCTGCGATTGCGTTGGCAAAGGTGTCGCTCTTACCGATGTAACCCGCTATATTGGCTTCATCTCCTGTTCGAGTGTGGGCCCGGGCCAGACAGAGACTGCAGATACCAACATAGGTCTCATAGCCCTGCTCGTCCATGGTGGTTACATCGGCCGAGCCCTTCATATCCTTCAATTGACGCCAGTAGAAATCGAGATCGGTAACCACGCTGCTGTGCCATCCCAAAAACATGTCACTGACAGCCTGGATCAAGCGCTGGCCGGTCACGATACGCTCGGCATGTTGAAGATAGACGCGTTTGCCCAGATAGGCTTCCAGAGCCGAAGGCCCCGCCTCCTTGAGTTGCAGCATCAGCGCGTCATCCTCGCCTTCGCCTTGAAGCAGAACAATCGAACAGCGGGTTCCCACACTGCCCACGCCACCGACCCGCAGTGCGCCGTCGACTATCCGATAGCGCCGCAGGAGAAATCGTCTTTCGTCGGGCAGGCTGTCAAGATACCCATTCCAGGCCTGTAATACGGTTTCCCGGGAAAATATGGCAGCGCTCGCCTTGACCAAGAGAGCATCAATGTCACCCTCGCGAAAGGGCACCAGCAAGGGCGGATCGCCGATGATACGCCTCTGTCCATTTTCCACCCGGGTAAGCTTTTCCAATGTCTGCTCGTGGCTATGGGAAAGGGCCTTGTCGACCATCTTTTCAGCGCTCTTTTGACCCTTCCTGGACGATTTCTCAAAAACATCCAGGAGTTTGTCAACACTCACATGATAGTACCAGACCTCGAGCGTAGTCAACTGGGTCAGCTGCGCCATGGCCCAGCGATAACGTTCCGCGACCGCGATCGCCATCTTGCGACATTGTTTCTCCTTGAAGCCATTCTCACGGGCAGCGACGACCGCGCTGGCTGCCAGGCGTTTGAGATCCCACTCCCAGGGGCCGGGATAGCTTTCATCGAAATCATTGATATCGAACACCAGACGGCGCTCTGGTGAAGCGAAGACGCCAAAGTTGGAAATATGGGCGTCGCCGCACAATATGACATCGAGACCGGTCACCGGTGTGTCCGCCAGGTCGCAGGCCATCACAACCGCCGAGCCACGCAAAAAAGCGAAGGGGGACTCGAGCATGCGGCCATACTTGATGGGCAACAGGTGCTGAAGGCGGCCCTCGTCCTGGGCCTGGAGCAGGGAGATGGGATCGGGGCGGTCGGGCGCAGGCTGCCAGTCGCCATGGCTATGGCGCGGTGCAGCCTGGCGCAGCGTTTTTCCCTGTTTTCGATCCTCTGCGTGACGGCTATTGCGATCTGTTTTTGACTCTGTCATACTACTCCTCAACTACGTAATGAATGAAGGTTATCCAGTTGTCCCCATTATAGAATCACTACCAAAGAATGACAAATGGTTTTGTTTTTTCATGTAGCCATCCTGCCCTTTCGGTCCCATCCCCTGCGGGCGCCAGTTCATATGGAACTTGGCGCACTTCCGAAAGCTCTTTTCCTGTGCTATGATATTCACAGGAGTGTGATAGTTTATGACTGATTTTCTCTTGATCCGCCACGGCAGTAACGACTGGGTAGGCGATCGCCTGGCCGGCTGGACGCCAGGCGTACATCTCAACGAAGCGGGACGCAAACAAGCCGCGACATTGGCCCAACGTCTGGCCGACTGGCCCATCGAGGCAGTATACAGCAGTCCCCTGGAACGTGCCGTCGAGACAGCTGAGATCACGACCGAACCCCACGAGCTGCCGATCCAGATCGAAGAAGGTGTCGGCGAGGCCCGCTTCGGTGAATGGACTGGCCAATCGATCAAGGTGCTAAGAAAAACGCCTGAATGGGCCAGGGTGCAGTTCAATCCCAGCAGTGCCCGTTTTCCCGGTGGCGAGTCGCTGGGTGAGATGCAAGCCCGAGTGGTGGCGAGCCTGGAACGTCTTTGCCAGGTGCATCCCAAGGGTGTGGTGCTCATCTTCTCCCATGCCGACGTGATCAAGGCAGCGGCCGCCCATTACGCAGGCATCCATTTTGACCTCTTTCAGCGCCTGGTGATCGATACCGCCTCGGTCACCTGGATCAAGCTGACGGACCATGGCCCCCGGGTGATTCGGCTGAACGATACCGGCACGTTGACTCCGCCCAAGCTAACATCGCAAGATTCCGACGAGCACCCGAAAGAACCCCCCGCCAGCGAGGAAAAGGATCTGCCAGCATGACCTCATACGCCTTTGATTTAAAGCCTTGCAGTCGCCTCACCGTCGGCACTGTCGGACCCCCGGGCCAACGCACCTTCTACTTGCAGGGGATGAAGGACCGCAATGTCATTTCCCTGGTCATCGAAAAAGAACACGCCAGAGCGTTGGCTGAGGGTATCGACGAGCTCCTCAAGGAGGTCCAGGAGCAATATCCACCCGATTACATCGCTGAGGAAACGAAATTCAACATGGATCTTCTGGACCCGGTGTCGGCCGAGTTCCGCGTAGGGCGTTTGGGCCTGGGCTATGACGCCGACGAGGATTTACTGGTGGTTTTTGTCCAGGAAATTGGCGAAGAGGAAGAGAGCCCGGAAAGCGATGCAATGGTGGGTCGTTTTTGGGCCAGTCGTGAGCAGATGGGTGCGCTCAGCCGTCACGCCAAAAAGATCGCGGCCGCTGGCCGGCCCAT
This window contains:
- a CDS encoding helix-turn-helix domain-containing protein, with product MEVIPMTSKNLAKQQKETQGVSDQLLSQKERAACLRIAEGASPHAQRAQALLAIDEGVSQPAAAQRTGQTLGQVRYWLGRFRKERLVIFPEDVLDQKQPEPISGPVLSEIEPGATRAILERPAGGDAAPAAALAATVVVVKKPKKKSKKKAKKPDKKAKKKTGKGKGSQKTGKKKSKKGSGGKKPKKKKKKG
- a CDS encoding DUF2252 domain-containing protein; its protein translation is MTESKTDRNSRHAEDRKQGKTLRQAAPRHSHGDWQPAPDRPDPISLLQAQDEGRLQHLLPIKYGRMLESPFAFLRGSAVVMACDLADTPVTGLDVILCGDAHISNFGVFASPERRLVFDINDFDESYPGPWEWDLKRLAASAVVAARENGFKEKQCRKMAIAVAERYRWAMAQLTQLTTLEVWYYHVSVDKLLDVFEKSSRKGQKSAEKMVDKALSHSHEQTLEKLTRVENGQRRIIGDPPLLVPFREGDIDALLVKASAAIFSRETVLQAWNGYLDSLPDERRFLLRRYRIVDGALRVGGVGSVGTRCSIVLLQGEGEDDALMLQLKEAGPSALEAYLGKRVYLQHAERIVTGQRLIQAVSDMFLGWHSSVVTDLDFYWRQLKDMKGSADVTTMDEQGYETYVGICSLCLARAHTRTGDEANIAGYIGKSDTFANAIADFAVAYADQTERDYQALVDAVESGRIVAETGI
- a CDS encoding MSMEG_4193 family putative phosphomutase, which codes for MTDFLLIRHGSNDWVGDRLAGWTPGVHLNEAGRKQAATLAQRLADWPIEAVYSSPLERAVETAEITTEPHELPIQIEEGVGEARFGEWTGQSIKVLRKTPEWARVQFNPSSARFPGGESLGEMQARVVASLERLCQVHPKGVVLIFSHADVIKAAAAHYAGIHFDLFQRLVIDTASVTWIKLTDHGPRVIRLNDTGTLTPPKLTSQDSDEHPKEPPASEEKDLPA
- a CDS encoding DUF3090 domain-containing protein encodes the protein MTSYAFDLKPCSRLTVGTVGPPGQRTFYLQGMKDRNVISLVIEKEHARALAEGIDELLKEVQEQYPPDYIAEETKFNMDLLDPVSAEFRVGRLGLGYDADEDLLVVFVQEIGEEEESPESDAMVGRFWASREQMGALSRHAKKIAAAGRPICALCGEPIDPDGHFCPPSNGHQVTNILQ